A window from Zonotrichia albicollis isolate bZonAlb1 chromosome 8, bZonAlb1.hap1, whole genome shotgun sequence encodes these proteins:
- the PTGFR gene encoding prostaglandin F2-alpha receptor isoform X1 has protein sequence MNSSKSPGLAGFGVLKNTTCHTEKKISVFFSIIFMTAGILSNSLAIVILMKAYQRFRQKSKASFLLLASGLVVTDLFGHLINGAIAVFVYASDKDWIRFNQSNILCSVFGICMVFFGLCPLFLGSVMAVERCIGVTKPIFHSTKMTSRHVKMMLTMVCLFAVLIALLPILRFRAYQIQASRTWCFYKTEHVEDWEDRFYLLLFSCLGFLALAISFLCNAVTGITLLRVKFKSQQRQGRSHHFEMIIQLLAIMCVSCICWSPFLVAMARIGLREGRSEDTCETLLFALRMATWNQILDPWVYILLRKAVLRNLYKISSGCCGGHGVNLHMWELSSIKNSLKVAAISESPGSSKHINLQPLSSMGK, from the exons ATGAACAGTTCAAAATCACCGGGGCTGGCTGGATTTGGAGTCTTGAAAAACACAACGTGCCACACGGAGAAGAAGATTTCAGTTTTCTTCTCAATAATCTTCATGACGGCAGGAATTTTGTCCAACAGTCTTGCAATAGTAATTCTCATGAAGGCATACCAGAGATTCAGACAGAAATCCAAAGCCTCCTTTTTGCTTCTTGCCAGCGGCTTGGTTGTCACAGATCTCTTCGGCCACCTCATCAATGGAGCCATTGCAGTGTTTGTGTATGCCTCAGATAAAGACTGGATTCGGTTTAACCAGTCCAACATTCTGTGCAGTGTTTTTGGCATCTGCATGGTTTTCTTTGGCTTGTGCCCACTCTTCCTGGGCAGTGTGATGGCTGTTGAACGGTGCATTGGAGTCACCAAGCCAATATTTCACTCTACAAAAATGACTTCTAGACATGTGAAAATGATGTTGACTATGGTATGTCTGTTTGCTGTTCTTATAGCTTTGCTGCCTATTCTTAGGTTTAGAGCCTACCAAATTCAAGCATCGAGGACCTGGTGCTTCTATAAAACAGAACATGTTGAGGACTGGGAAGACAGATTTTATCTCTTACTTTTTTCTTGCCTTGGGTTCCTGGCCCTTGCTATTTCATTCCTGTGCAATGCTGTCACAGGAATTACCCTCTTAAGAGTCAAATTTAAAAGTCAACAAAGACAAGGCAGATCTCATCATTTTGAAATGATCATTCAGCTCTTGGCTATAATGTGTGTTTCTTGCATTTGCTGGAGCCCATTCCTG GTGGCCATGGCCAGGATCGGGCTCAGGGAGGGCCGCTCGGAGGACACGTGTGAGACGCTGCTGTTCGCGCTGCGCATGGCCACGTGGAACCAGATCCTGGACCCCTGGGTGTACATCCTGCTGCGCAAGGCTGTCCTCAGGAACCTCTACAAGATCTCCAGCGGCTGCTGCGGCGGGCACGGCGTGAACCTGCACATGTGGGAGCTCAGCTCCATCAAGAATTCTCTGAAGGTCGCAGCGATATCCGAGTCGCCAGGGAGTTCCAAACATATAAACCTCCAGCCTCTCAGCTCCATGGGAAAATGA
- the PTGFR gene encoding prostaglandin F2-alpha receptor isoform X2 has product MNSSKSPGLAGFGVLKNTTCHTEKKISVFFSIIFMTAGILSNSLAIVILMKAYQRFRQKSKASFLLLASGLVVTDLFGHLINGAIAVFVYASDKDWIRFNQSNILCSVFGICMVFFGLCPLFLGSVMAVERCIGVTKPIFHSTKMTSRHVKMMLTMVAMARIGLREGRSEDTCETLLFALRMATWNQILDPWVYILLRKAVLRNLYKISSGCCGGHGVNLHMWELSSIKNSLKVAAISESPGSSKHINLQPLSSMGK; this is encoded by the exons ATGAACAGTTCAAAATCACCGGGGCTGGCTGGATTTGGAGTCTTGAAAAACACAACGTGCCACACGGAGAAGAAGATTTCAGTTTTCTTCTCAATAATCTTCATGACGGCAGGAATTTTGTCCAACAGTCTTGCAATAGTAATTCTCATGAAGGCATACCAGAGATTCAGACAGAAATCCAAAGCCTCCTTTTTGCTTCTTGCCAGCGGCTTGGTTGTCACAGATCTCTTCGGCCACCTCATCAATGGAGCCATTGCAGTGTTTGTGTATGCCTCAGATAAAGACTGGATTCGGTTTAACCAGTCCAACATTCTGTGCAGTGTTTTTGGCATCTGCATGGTTTTCTTTGGCTTGTGCCCACTCTTCCTGGGCAGTGTGATGGCTGTTGAACGGTGCATTGGAGTCACCAAGCCAATATTTCACTCTACAAAAATGACTTCTAGACATGTGAAAATGATGTTGACTATG GTGGCCATGGCCAGGATCGGGCTCAGGGAGGGCCGCTCGGAGGACACGTGTGAGACGCTGCTGTTCGCGCTGCGCATGGCCACGTGGAACCAGATCCTGGACCCCTGGGTGTACATCCTGCTGCGCAAGGCTGTCCTCAGGAACCTCTACAAGATCTCCAGCGGCTGCTGCGGCGGGCACGGCGTGAACCTGCACATGTGGGAGCTCAGCTCCATCAAGAATTCTCTGAAGGTCGCAGCGATATCCGAGTCGCCAGGGAGTTCCAAACATATAAACCTCCAGCCTCTCAGCTCCATGGGAAAATGA